The segment GGTCGGCGGGTATCCCCGGCCCGGTGTCGGACACCTTCACGGTCACATGCCCGTTCTCCGCCGTTTTGGAGACGGTTATGGCGCCCCCTCGGGGGGTGAACTTTATCGCGTTGCTTATAAGGTTGTTCATCACTTGCAAAAGCTTGGCCCCGTCGCAGTCTAACGTCGTTTTTTCGCCCAGGTTGATGGTGATTTCCTGTTTTTTCTCGTTGGCGGCGAATTCCATTGTGCGGACACTTTCTTCGATTATATCGTCAATCACGATAGGATCATAGGCCAGTATTACTTTCCCCCCCTCCAGCTTGGAGACGTCCAGGATGTCGTTCACAAGCTGCATGAGCCTGTTGCAGGAGCGCAGCATGGTGGCAGTCTCCCTCTGGAAGTGTCCCCCCTCGCGGGACGACTGTATCATTTTCACGAATCCGCTTATCACGTTGAGCGGCGAGCGTATGTCGTGGGACACCACCGCCACGAACTCGTCCATCCGCCGGTTGAGGTCTTCGAGGACGCGGTTCTTCTCCTCCAGCTCGATTGCGTGGAGCGCCTTTTCCTCCGCCAGCGCAAGCCGCCTGTTCGCCCGGGTCATAAGCGTTCCGCCCAGCACCACAATGAGCACCACCACCACAAGCAGCGACATGGTCTGCCAGAAGCTTTTGTTAAGGAGCCTTGTGGCCTCCCATTCCGGCGCCGCCACGGCAAGGCTCCACGATTTGTCCAGTATCCTCACCGCCGCCATGGACACATACCATTCTTCCCGCGCGCCGTCCACCTTGAGCCTGCGGCCGTCCTGGTTAAGAGGAATCCAGCCGGCGGTCCTGTGGCCGGAGGCGGCCATGCGGAATTCGGAGGCCAGCCGCCCGCCGTCGCCCATGGCTCCGTAAATATCGCCTGCCATGCCGTCTATCTTGCCGGCGTCCGCCATGATGGTCTCGCCGTTGTAAAGCCAGGCAAAGCCGGAGCTGCCCACGCGCACAGGCTCTATGATGGTCTTCACAAGGTCGTCCACGCCGATGAGGGCGATTATCATCCCGGAGGCGAAAATCCCCCCGGCCCCTTTTTCCCCCTCCGGCCTGGCCTGGCGGAAAATGGGCATCCCCACGGCGATTCCACGGTAATGCGGCGTCTGGACTATCCGGGTGGCGATATTCACCCGCCAGCGCGGCATGGTCTCAAGGAAAAATGAGTGTATCTGACCGTGGAGCAGGTGCGGGTCCGGGGCCTTTGTGACGATAAGCCGCGTTTCCCCGGCGCCGTCCAGAAGGATCATGTGGGAAATCCTCTCGTCATGCTTGGAGATTATCCCCCGGAACGCCTTGTCCACCGCCTGTATGTCATACCGCTTGACGGCGTCCAGCTGGCTGGAGGTGATCATGTCGCTGATGACGCTTTCCATGAAAAGCTCCACGGACTTGGCCGACGAGTCCGCCAGGAACGTCAGGTTTTTGGTGAACGCCCGTTCGTTCTCCTCCTTCACCGTCCTGTTGACGCTGTACGCGATGGCCGCCACCAGGGAAAGCGAGATTATGACGCCAAGCCAGATAAGGCCTATCAGGCGGCGCTCCCGGTTCTGCTGCTGCGAGCTTTCAGCGGGCTTCATCGCTTGCCGCCGCGCTCCCGTTCCCCTGTTCGCCTGCCCGCGGGTTTGCGGAACAGAAGCCTTATGGGGGTCTTGTTAAATCCCCCTTGCTCCCTGATCCTGTTGGCAAGGTAGCGCTGATAGGAGAAATGCACCCCGTCGGGATAGTTGGCCATGATCACAAACGTGGGAGGGGCCGCAGAGGCCTGCGTGGCGAAATAAAGCTTCACCCGTTTGCCGCGGAACACCGGCGGCTCCTTGCGCTTGGTCGCTTCTTCCAGAATGCCGTTGAGGGCGGATGTGGCGATCCTCTTGTTGTACTCGGCGCCCACTTCCTCCACAACCTCCAGTATCTTGCTCACCCTTTGCCCCGTGGTGGCGGAAACGAATATAACAGGGGCGTGGACCAGGAACTTTAGCAGGTTGCGGATCCCTTCTTCATATCGCAGCGCCGTCTTTTCGTCCTTTTCCACCGCGTCCCACTTGTTCACCACGATAACGCACGCCTTGCCGGCCTCTTGGACAAGCCCGGCTATCTTCGTCTCCTGCGCGGCGGCGCCCTCCGTGCCGTCTATCATCAATAGCGCCACGTCCGCCCGCTCGATGGCCTTCATGGCCATTATCACGGAGTATTTCTCAAGCTTGGCCGTCACCTTGGCCTTGCGGCGTATTCCGGCTGTGTCTATTATCACCCACCGCTTGCCGCGCGCCGTGAACTCCGTGTCTATCGCGTCGCGGGTGGTGCCGGGAACATCGCTCACCATCATCCGGCTCTTGCCCAGCAGGGTGTTGACCAGCGACGACTTGCCCGCGTTGGGCTTGCCCACCACGGCGATGCGCACCGGGCGCTCCTCGTCCTCCGGTTCAACGTGCTCTTCTTCCTTGATTTCCCCCACGGCGTTCTTGAGCAGGGGGTCTAGCCCGATGGAATGCTCCGCGCTTATGGGGAAAACGTCCTCGAATCCCAGGCCCATGAAATCGGCCTCGGCCGACTCCTGCTTGTGGGAGTCCATCTTGTTCACAACAAGGGACACACGTTTCCCCGATTTCCGCAGCCGCTTGGCGATGTCCTCGTCCACGGAGGTGACCCCCTCTCGGCCGTCCACCATCAGGAAGATCAGGTCCGCCTCCTCGATGGCCATCATGGTCTGCTCGCGCATCTGGGAGAGTATCTTGTCGCGGCTTTCCGGCTCGAACCCGCCGGAGTCTATTATCCCGAATTTTTTGCCGCGCCATTCGGCGATGGCCACGTTCCTGTCGCGGGTGACTCCGGGTGTGTCGTCCACAATGGCGGGGCGCCCGCCGATGATTTTGTTGAACAACGTGGACTTTCCCACGTTCGGCCTTCCCACGATAGCGATATAGAACATAGGACTCCAAGCTCTGAAATTGAATATTTTAACACTTTGGGGCGTTAAGGTGGGGCGCATTGACGCGCCGGGGAATATCGGGGAGGAGCCGTGATGTAAAAAGTCTTTTTAAAGAAAATGATACGGCGTGTCGCGGGCAAGTTCGTCAATCGTCACTCCCAGCGTGGCGGCCAGGGCTTTTGCCATGTCCCAACCTGGGGTGAATGCGCCGTTTTCGATGCGCTTGATAAGCAGGACGCTGATTCCGGAACGGCGCGCAAGTTCCTCCTGCGACCAATGGTGGCCTTCCCGAAGCCTGCTCACGCCGTTTTGAACTGACATTTTAGTGACGCTCCCCTGTAAATATATTACCAAATTTATTCGAAAATGGGGGCGCGGGGGGGGGCGGAGAGGGGGGGATGAAGATGCAGTGACACAGGTATTAAGCCCGCAAGACGCCTGCGCTATGGCTGGCACAAGTCATCAATCATTTTACGGACTGTCCCGGCCAAAACAGGGATGTCATTTTGACATATACCGAAGACCGCTTCATGGTCAAAGCGGCGCTGTATGCGGCCTATCACCTTAAGCGCGCTTTCCAACGTCTTTACTGTTCATGCGTTTGAGAGCGATATGCCCATCCGCAAGGTCGTCAAGGAACTCGCTGACGGCTTCGCGGATGTAATAGCTTTTGCCACGGCCGGTTTTTCTGGCGAGTTTGTCAAGCCGCTTCACCATGTCGTCCGGCATCCGCACGGCAACCTGTTGCTCCATCTTTTCCTCCATTGCCCGATGCTTTAGCTTAGCACATCCTTGCGGCGGAGATTTTGCGTGAAATCATGCCGGGCGCAAGAAAGCCGGGGAGAAGGCCTCCCCGGCGCGCGGACGAATAGGAAATCACGCCCGGGAGTTGATGTACACCCCGTACTTCTTGTCCACGCCCTGGATGTGGTGGACGAGCCAGTCCTTGAGGAACATCATGATGTCGGTGGCCAGCGCCGTGTCCCCGGCCTTGAACTTGCCGTAAAGCCTGCCGGCCTTGGCCAGCAGGTTCTCGTGCAGCTTCTTGTGCGTGTCAAAGTCCGGATAGTTGTTCTTGCGCAGGAACGCTTCTTCGTTCTTAAGGTGCGTCTGCGCGTATTCCATCAGCCCGTCGAGCACCGAGCCTATGTTAGCGTGGCTGCCGCCGGTGCGCACCTGGTGGTGCATCTCGTTGATGATGTCCACAAGCTTTTTGTGCTGCCTGTCCATTTCCGGCACGCCGACGCTGAACACGTCGTCGTCCCATTCGAGCAGCACGCCGCCATCGCCTCCCTTGCTGTGGAAAAGAAGCTCCGCCGCATGGGTGTCCGAACCGTGGACGAGCCGGATGAGGTCCTTGACCACGTCGTTGAGGCTTTCGGCCTGGGCGTTCAGCTCCTCGGAGGCCGCCGCGATCTCCTCGGCGGAGGCGGCGTTGTTCTGCGTCACCTTGTCCATCTGCGACACCGCCACGTTCACCTGCTCCACCCCGGTAGTCTGCTGGGTGGAGGCCTGCGAAATGTCCTGGACGATGCTGCCCACCTTTTTCACACCTTCTATGACGCCGCTCATGGCGCCGCCGGCCTTCCCCGCTATCTCCACCCCGGTCTGGGCCTTTTTCACCGCCTCGGCGATCATCGCCGCCGTGTCCTTGGCCGCGCCGGCCGACCTTTGCGCCAGGTTTCGCACCTCCTCGGCCACCACCGCGAACCCTTTGCCGTGCTCTCCGGCCCGCGCCGCTT is part of the Nitrospinota bacterium genome and harbors:
- the der gene encoding ribosome biogenesis GTPase Der; the encoded protein is MFYIAIVGRPNVGKSTLFNKIIGGRPAIVDDTPGVTRDRNVAIAEWRGKKFGIIDSGGFEPESRDKILSQMREQTMMAIEEADLIFLMVDGREGVTSVDEDIAKRLRKSGKRVSLVVNKMDSHKQESAEADFMGLGFEDVFPISAEHSIGLDPLLKNAVGEIKEEEHVEPEDEERPVRIAVVGKPNAGKSSLVNTLLGKSRMMVSDVPGTTRDAIDTEFTARGKRWVIIDTAGIRRKAKVTAKLEKYSVIMAMKAIERADVALLMIDGTEGAAAQETKIAGLVQEAGKACVIVVNKWDAVEKDEKTALRYEEGIRNLLKFLVHAPVIFVSATTGQRVSKILEVVEEVGAEYNKRIATSALNGILEEATKRKEPPVFRGKRVKLYFATQASAAPPTFVIMANYPDGVHFSYQRYLANRIREQGGFNKTPIRLLFRKPAGRRTGERERGGKR
- a CDS encoding ribbon-helix-helix protein, CopG family, which translates into the protein MEQQVAVRMPDDMVKRLDKLARKTGRGKSYYIREAVSEFLDDLADGHIALKRMNSKDVGKRA
- a CDS encoding HAMP domain-containing histidine kinase codes for the protein MKPAESSQQQNRERRLIGLIWLGVIISLSLVAAIAYSVNRTVKEENERAFTKNLTFLADSSAKSVELFMESVISDMITSSQLDAVKRYDIQAVDKAFRGIISKHDERISHMILLDGAGETRLIVTKAPDPHLLHGQIHSFFLETMPRWRVNIATRIVQTPHYRGIAVGMPIFRQARPEGEKGAGGIFASGMIIALIGVDDLVKTIIEPVRVGSSGFAWLYNGETIMADAGKIDGMAGDIYGAMGDGGRLASEFRMAASGHRTAGWIPLNQDGRRLKVDGAREEWYVSMAAVRILDKSWSLAVAAPEWEATRLLNKSFWQTMSLLVVVVLIVVLGGTLMTRANRRLALAEEKALHAIELEEKNRVLEDLNRRMDEFVAVVSHDIRSPLNVISGFVKMIQSSREGGHFQRETATMLRSCNRLMQLVNDILDVSKLEGGKVILAYDPIVIDDIIEESVRTMEFAANEKKQEITINLGEKTTLDCDGAKLLQVMNNLISNAIKFTPRGGAITVSKTAENGHVTVKVSDTGPGIPADQQGIVFEKFEQLRTHQLGIEPGSGLGLTICKNLVELHGGTVGVSSVSGQGSTFHITLPLKKPGR
- a CDS encoding helix-turn-helix transcriptional regulator; the protein is MSVQNGVSRLREGHHWSQEELARRSGISVLLIKRIENGAFTPGWDMAKALAATLGVTIDELARDTPYHFL